The genomic stretch ACTTTATCATAAAACCTGATAATATTATTTTTTATAAAAATAGTATGATTGGGATAATTAATAATAGTATCGGAAAGTTGTTTCCTGTTTATTATCAATGGTTCGTTCAAACGAAGTTTTATCCAGTTATTCTTTACATGTACTTCCAATAGTTTTGGATGTTGTTGTAATGATGAGTCGGTAATCAGGAAATGGTTTTTCCCTGATACCAGTTCAATAGCCATCGATTTGTTAATGTTGTAAACAAAAAACTTTTTCTGAGAAAAAGAACGATATTGTTTTATTCCTAATGAAACAAAAAATATAATGCTGAATATTAATGCGGTTTTCAGTAGTATACCTTTTTTCTTAAATAGAAACGCGATAATAAAAACAATAATGATGTAAAGCAATATGGTTTCCGTTATGTCAATTGACAATCCTTTTGTAATAGAATAGGGAAGGCTTTCAATATAGCGAATACTTGAGTTGAGTGCATTTAGCATTAATACAAAAACTTTTGAAAAATAAAATGCGATACTGCCGATTGGTGAAATCATTAGAACAAGCATTCCTGAATAAATAATTAAATTGGAAAGAGGAACCACAATTAAATTGGTGATAAGAAAATAATTTGGGAACTGATGAAAATATAAAATGCTTAAAGGGAATGTTGCTATTTGTGCGGCTAATGAAACAGAAATGATAAGCCATACCTGCTTAATTACCCAATTTGAAGGTTGCCATAACTCACTTATTTTTTTCTGTAATAAAATAATTCCGAAAACAGCAATGTACGAAAGTTGAAAGCCTACATCGGTTATGTATAGCGGGTTCAAGATGAGTAAAAATATTGCCGATACGATAAGCGTATTGTAAATGTTTGTATTTCTTTTCATCAATCTTCCAATAATGATAAATGAGATCATTGTTGCTGCACGGCATACTGCCGGCGATAATCCGGTTATAGCAGCATAGAACCAGATTAATAATATCAGAAGAATGTTTTTGAAATATTTCCCTTTTTTATAACGATCTAAAAATGCAAGAAGAAAATTCAATACAATGAAGATAATCCCGACATGCATTCCTGAAACGCTGAGTATATGTAAGGCTCCTGAGCCTGAGTACATGCATATTATATCTTGGTCAAGCTTGTCGGTGTAACCAAGTATCAATGCACCTGCAACAGCATATTCATCGCCATTCATTCCGAATGTTCTGAAAATAGTTAAAAATTTTTCGCGGATATTTAATGCGTATTCTTTTATAATATTTCCTTTGTTGATTTCTAATATTGCCCATTGCCCTGATTTTACATATGATTGTATGAATATCGACCGCATGGCAAGATAATTTTTGTAATCGAATTCTTCAGGGTTCCGGTTGCTTTTCACTTCAGTAAATGATGAAGAAATTATTAGCCGATCGCCATATTTTAGTTTTGATGCAGCGCTGTCTTTCTGGAAATAAGTCATTATTTTTCCTTCTATATTTTCCCATTTCCCATTTTCCTTAACAGCATTAACGGCAAGGATAACTTTATACGAGTTTGCTCTTTCTGAAACGGCTTCATCTATTGTAGCAATTATTGTATCGTGTGTTGCTTTACAATTCCTGAATTCAGAAGATTTATTATCGTTGATTAATTGGGGTATAGTAATGTTGCAGGCAAATAAAAAAATAACTGAAGTGAGTAATATGCCGAATATCCATCGGTTTTTATAATTTAAAGGCCATTGGTTAAATATTAGTGCAAGTGCTATTACCAGTATTTCTAATATAATTACAAAAGTTGCAGAAATATTAAACACTTCGGGGAATAGTATAGAAAGTATTATCCCTGTAAGAAAAGGTATAAATATACGGAGTAATGGAATTTGATTCCAGATGTTCATGCACGCAATTATTTCAGATCGGAAATATTGACCAATGAAACGTCTTTGTAATAATATTTGATAATATTTTTAAATGTCCATCCCAAATCAACCATGTGCATGGCGCCTTCCTGGCAAAGTCCAACACCATGACCATAACCACGGCCTTTGAACACAAGTGTATCGCCTTTATCTTCTATACTGAAATATGTTGATCTTAATTTCCAGTCAGTACGTATGGTCTTAAGCGGAATATTGGGATTATCATTAAAATTTATTTTTCGCTCTTTTTGAGAAAAAGTTTTGGCTTTTAAAACCATTGATGAATCACTAATTGGGTAACTGAATTTCTTGGCAAGATATTCAAGCCATTCTTTTGTAGGAATGTTTTTTTCCCAATGAGCCTGGGTTTGTTTTAAGCAAAAAGTATCTTTTATTGAACGCAGATAAGAAGTGGCTATTGACCATATATCTTCCGAGTTCACTGTTTCTCCGCCGCAGTTGGAATGAAAGGATGCGGAAATAGGTTTGTTGGTTTTGTCAATAATTATATCGCCTGCAGTTTGCGAAACAGCCATCATGATCATGCTGTTAGTGCAACGACCTTTGTATAATTGACAATGAACATTGTCGCAAAGGTTAAAACCTGATTCTTTTAAATGCTTACGAATGTTGCTGATTGCGTATGTTCGTGAAATGATAGCCTGGAGTTTTAAGTATTCAAGGTTTTTTTTAATGCCGCCTTCCGATTCAACAACACCGGCTATATAATGCTCTATATCTACTTTATTTATGATTTTTAAAATGCTGTCAGCAGCGGAAATGGTTATCCCGTCATCATATACGCGCTCCAGTAAGTTAGGTTCAAGAGGCGATAAAGTAAAAGTGTTAAGAAACCCTTCAGCAGAAAATGAAAGTATGCTGTAAGTGCCAAGGTCTTCGCCGGACTTTGAAATATTAATTTTTTCGCCAACAGCGGTAAGGATAACAGGATTATTTTTATAAAGATCGGCAATTTTAGTTTTGTTACTGTAAATAACATATTTCCCTGATAAGGGAGTGATCATTACTTTTTTGATTTCGGATGATGAATAAATGCATACATCTATATCTATAGCATTTGCTATTTGCGAAAAAAAAGTAATTATAATTACAAATATGTATGATATTCTTTTAATCAAATTCGCCTGCTTGAATTTTCAAAAATAGCGGAAGCATTTGATAAATCAAAAAATATTTTCTTAAAAAAACAGAAAAACGTTTTTTTAGTTTTGTAAAAATTGAGAAATTATTTGTGCGGCTTTTTCTGAAGCTCCTTTGCCGCCAAGTTTTTCGCGAAGAGCAGCAAATTCATTTTTCATTTTAAGAATATTCTCTTTGATAAATATTTTTTTCAATTCGCTAATAAGGTTTTCAGAGTTGAAGTCATTTTGGATTAGTTCTTTTACCACTTCTTTCTGCATGATAAGGTTTACCAAAGAAATATAATTAACCTTGATCAACTTTTTTGCAAGATGGTAAGAAATAAAAGAACCTTTATAACAAACTACTTCAGGAACTTCGAATAATGCAGTTTCCAGTGTTGCTGTTCCCGATGTTACCATTGCTGCATCAGAAATCATCAATAGATGATATGTTTGCCCGAAAATGATTTTAACAGGATAGCCCTTACATAGATTTTGATAAAAATCATATTCATGAGAATTAACGGCAGCTACAGTAAACTGAAATTCGGGAAAAGCTTTTACTGCTTTAAGCATTTCGGGAAGCATTTTTATTATTTCCTGTTTCCTGCTTCCCGGAAGTATTGATATTACAGGTTTTTCATTAAATCCAAAATCTTTCCTTATTTCGGAAATATCTTTTTGATTTATTTGTGATATAGCATCAAGCAAAGGATGTCCTACAAAGTCAACAGAAAAATTAAAGCGCTGATAAAATTCTTTTTCAAAAGGTAATATCACCAGCATTTTATCTACAGTTCTTTTTATTTTATGAACACGCGATTGTTTCCATGCCCATATTTGCGGAGAAATATAATACACAACTTTATATCCGGCATGTTTGGCAAACTCTGCAATACGTAGATTGAACCCCGGGTAATCAACAAGTATGATTACATCCGGTTTGAAAGAATTGATATCTTCTTTGCAGAAACGGATATTTTTCATAATGGTGCTTAGATTCATCAGCACCTCTATGAATCCCATGAATGCAAGGTCTTTGTAATGTTTTACCAGTTCTGCTCCCTGGGCTTTCATCAAATCACCACCCCAGCACCTGACGTGAGCATTGCTGTCGATTTTTTTTATTTCGGCAATTAGGTTCGATGCGTGTAAGTCGCCCGATGCTTCACCGGCTATGATGTAATATTTCACAAAAATTATTTTATTAAATATTCATTCACGAAAAATGCGATAATAAAGATAAAGGTAACTAAAAGCAATCCTTTTCCTGTTTTTTCGTATTTCAATTTTACTAAGTAATAGCGCATAGCCAGAATACTTACAATGATTGACGTTAGCTGCATTGTTGAAGGTGTGAGAAGAACATACATTTCGAAAATATTTCGAATAAGTAAATCAATAGAATATATTATTCCATATAAAATACAAGGAGCAACAATTCCTATGATCAGTCCAAGCGTAAATGAATTTTGATTAAATATTTTTTTTATCATTCTTCAATGTTTTTTAAATAAGGAATGGCATGGTGTGCAGTAAAATCATATAATACAGGAACTACCGAAATATAACCGTTTTTCAAAGCCCATTCAT from Bacteroidales bacterium encodes the following:
- a CDS encoding ComEC/Rec2 family competence protein; this translates as MNIWNQIPLLRIFIPFLTGIILSILFPEVFNISATFVIILEILVIALALIFNQWPLNYKNRWIFGILLTSVIFLFACNITIPQLINDNKSSEFRNCKATHDTIIATIDEAVSERANSYKVILAVNAVKENGKWENIEGKIMTYFQKDSAASKLKYGDRLIISSSFTEVKSNRNPEEFDYKNYLAMRSIFIQSYVKSGQWAILEINKGNIIKEYALNIREKFLTIFRTFGMNGDEYAVAGALILGYTDKLDQDIICMYSGSGALHILSVSGMHVGIIFIVLNFLLAFLDRYKKGKYFKNILLILLIWFYAAITGLSPAVCRAATMISFIIIGRLMKRNTNIYNTLIVSAIFLLILNPLYITDVGFQLSYIAVFGIILLQKKISELWQPSNWVIKQVWLIISVSLAAQIATFPLSILYFHQFPNYFLITNLIVVPLSNLIIYSGMLVLMISPIGSIAFYFSKVFVLMLNALNSSIRYIESLPYSITKGLSIDITETILLYIIIVFIIAFLFKKKGILLKTALIFSIIFFVSLGIKQYRSFSQKKFFVYNINKSMAIELVSGKNHFLITDSSLQQHPKLLEVHVKNNWIKLRLNEPLIINRKQLSDTIINYPNHTIFIKNNIIRFYDKVIAIVNEYNFQSIASSGLNVDYLILSGNIKTNISNLLHSYKPRLVIIDSSNSMKKTEAWLNECKTIDIPCYAVLKSGAYVHEI
- a CDS encoding SpoIID/LytB domain-containing protein codes for the protein MIKRISYIFVIIITFFSQIANAIDIDVCIYSSSEIKKVMITPLSGKYVIYSNKTKIADLYKNNPVILTAVGEKINISKSGEDLGTYSILSFSAEGFLNTFTLSPLEPNLLERVYDDGITISAADSILKIINKVDIEHYIAGVVESEGGIKKNLEYLKLQAIISRTYAISNIRKHLKESGFNLCDNVHCQLYKGRCTNSMIMMAVSQTAGDIIIDKTNKPISASFHSNCGGETVNSEDIWSIATSYLRSIKDTFCLKQTQAHWEKNIPTKEWLEYLAKKFSYPISDSSMVLKAKTFSQKERKINFNDNPNIPLKTIRTDWKLRSTYFSIEDKGDTLVFKGRGYGHGVGLCQEGAMHMVDLGWTFKNIIKYYYKDVSLVNISDLK
- the lpxB gene encoding lipid-A-disaccharide synthase; the encoded protein is MKYYIIAGEASGDLHASNLIAEIKKIDSNAHVRCWGGDLMKAQGAELVKHYKDLAFMGFIEVLMNLSTIMKNIRFCKEDINSFKPDVIILVDYPGFNLRIAEFAKHAGYKVVYYISPQIWAWKQSRVHKIKRTVDKMLVILPFEKEFYQRFNFSVDFVGHPLLDAISQINQKDISEIRKDFGFNEKPVISILPGSRKQEIIKMLPEMLKAVKAFPEFQFTVAAVNSHEYDFYQNLCKGYPVKIIFGQTYHLLMISDAAMVTSGTATLETALFEVPEVVCYKGSFISYHLAKKLIKVNYISLVNLIMQKEVVKELIQNDFNSENLISELKKIFIKENILKMKNEFAALREKLGGKGASEKAAQIISQFLQN